A single genomic interval of Oryza sativa Japonica Group chromosome 7, ASM3414082v1 harbors:
- the LOC4344298 gene encoding protein ENHANCED DISEASE RESISTANCE 4 yields MAISDARVVRHVRCPKCFSVLQEPTGAPVYQCGGCGTTLRAKNRTGNSQEVISAPSSLGSGLPPHSKHLGSSDVASTSGSTPEAQISSGQQGADMTSRRETDDLVSARNNAPEPERVVPAEKEEEHVQSTSQQAVGNSEDLTRGDAATAADAQCSDRASEGKVQFSESREDSNTELQDVQRSDQTESDAEGKKSSEETSQSPRRDVVELPPSSVQTPDSQPAPAVLKREDDPATSPPHGHARRSPESLAPLQKRILKTVDNLKDDLSELFSKSPELNKPRTHARPPRLPRQEGYAPRDAAMAAAASIQAIRARHAAVHRPGYIARAGKPGQLAAPPPPRGLPSRRYRRCRADHPCCHDARHGPSCHHGCCPPHHGKQACTSCRGQHCCRPRTQESPAPRRPAAAAAKEVVKRRAPPRNHCRPVLKGAPFIICSSCFKLVQVPADFAVSTKTVRKLRCGSCSAVLSYSYRDPDRKKHGDQYSADGSPAAPRGHGRRGDKFAFLDDFGHVDVSYSTEDEQPLHVSRNSSFNTVDEMAAAATQQHGSSLHRLMGYGSASDLLFRQHSPDLYESFSERTTPEAAALYDRKGKGVCVDLDDDGGDDDSDEDCSGALKRSRLRGSGWPLPGILNSKGTTGMGAIRIKS; encoded by the coding sequence CGAAAAACCGCACCGGCAACTCACAGGAGGTGATCAGtgctccctcctctttggggaGTGGCCTGCCTCCTCACAGCAAGCACCTGGGCTCCAGTGATGTTGCAAGCACCAGTGGATCCACTCCTGAAGCTCAAATCAGCAGTGGGCAGCAAGGAGCTGACATGACAAGCCGACGCGAGACTGATGATCTCGTGTCGGCGAGGAACAATGCTCCTGAGCCAGAGCGAGTGGTGCCAGCTGAGAAGGAGGAAGAGCATGTTCAGAGTACCAGTCAGCAAGCTGTTGGCAATTCTGAAGATCTCACAAGAGGAGATGCAGCTACTGCAGCTGATGCACAGTGCAGTGACAGAGCATCTGAAGGCAAGGTGCAATTTTCAGAGAGTAGAGAAGACAGTAACACCGAACTGCAAGATGTTCAACGAAGCGACCAGACTGAATCTGATGCTGAAGGCAAGAAAAGTTCAGAGGAAACATCCCAATCTCCACGCCGCGATGTCGTCGAGCTTCCACCAAGTTCAGTTCAAACCCCAGACTCACAACCTGCACCGGCTGTGTTGAAACGGGAGGATGATCCGGCGACGAGTCCTCCTCATGGCCATGCGCGTCGATCACCAGAAAGCTTGGCGCCGCTTCAGAAGAGGATCCTGAAGACAGTGGACAACCTGAAAGACGACCTCTCTGAACTTTTCAGTAAATCTCCTGAACTGAACAAGCCGAGGACGCACGCGCGCCCTCCTCGTCTTCCCAGGCAAGAAGGCTACGCTCCTCGCgacgcggccatggcggcggcggcgagcatccAAGCCATCAGAGCGCGTCACGCAGCTGTCCACCGTCCCGGCTACATAGCTCGTGCAGGCAAGCCTGGTCAGCTCgctgctccacctccaccacgtggcttgccgtcgcggCGCTACCGCCGGTGCAGGGCTGATCACCCGTGCTGCCACGACGCGCGCCATGGGCCGTCATGCCATCACGGTTGCTGCCCCCCTCACCATGGCAAGCAAGCGTGCACCAGCTGCCGGGGACAACATTGCTGCAGGCCAAGAACGCAAGAATCtcctgcgccgcggcggccggcggcggcggcggcaaaggagGTCGTCAAGCGGCGGGCGCCACCCAGGAACCATTGCCGGCCGGTGCTCAAGGGCGCGCCGTTCATCATCTGCTCCAGCTGCTTCAAGCTGGTCCAGGTGCCCGCCGACTTCGCCGTCTCGACCAAGACGGTGCGCAAGCTGCGTTGCGGCTCGTGCTCCGCCGTCCTCAGCTACTCCTACCGGGACCCCGACAGGAAGAAGCACGGCGATCAGTACAGCGCcgacggctcaccggcggcgccgcgcggccACGGGCGGCGAGGCGACAAGTTCGCGTTCCTGGACGACTTCGGCCACGTCGACGTGAGCTACTCCACGGAGGACGAGCAGCCGCTGCACGTGTCGAGGAACTCGTCGTTCAACACCGTCgacgagatggcggcggcggcgacgcagcaGCATGGCTCCAGCCTGCACCGGCTGATGGGGTACGGCTCGGCGAGCGACCTGCTGTTCCGGCAGCACTCGCCTGACCTGTACGAGAGCTTCTCCGAGAGGACGACGCCGGAGGCCGCCGCGCTGTACGACCGGAAAGGGAAAGGCGTCTGCGtcgacctcgacgacgacggcggcgacgatgactcAGACGAGGATTGCAGCGGCGCGCTGAAGAGGTCGAGGCTGAGAGGGTCCGGTTGGCCATTGCCGGGGATACTCAACAGCAAGGGGACGACTGGAATGGGAGCAATCAGGATCAAGTCATAG